The Platichthys flesus chromosome 10, fPlaFle2.1, whole genome shotgun sequence genome includes a window with the following:
- the id3 gene encoding DNA-binding protein inhibitor ID-3 — protein MKAISPVRSVRSCYKAVCCISEQSLAISRNKHACADEPAGALCDMNDCYSKLKELVPSIPQNKSVSQVEILQHVIDYIFDLQIALEAEDAAAPEMVLSIQTADLTHKFSKDEGRLCH, from the exons ATGAAAGCTATCAGTCCCGTCCGCTCGGTGAGGAGCTGCTACAAGGCCGTGTGCTGCATCTCGGAGCAGAGTCTCGCCATCAGCCGGAATAAACACGCGTGCGCGGACGAGCCGGCGGGCGCCCTGTGCGACATGAACGACTGCTACTCCaagctgaaggagctggtgcCCAGCATCCCGCAGAACAAGTCGGTGAGCCAGGTGGAGATCCTGCAGCACGTCATCGACTACATCTTCGACCTGCAGATCGCGCTGGAGGCGGAGGACGCGGCCGCGCCGGAGATGGTGCTGTCAATACAG ACTGCCGATCTTACGCACAAATTCTCCAAAGACGAAGGACGGTTGTGCCACTAG
- the e2f2 gene encoding transcription factor E2F2 — protein sequence MMRTPKGVSPAAAGRPAVGLPCSQHKMKVFSSGAAVKAEFFSTGLSSPPMSTVPVGYFTQICNTALAEQRAHSLYSTPHGPEAKPIRSSSGRLPAKRKLDLEDPLYLPEFRTPKGKGSITARIPSPRTPKSPGERTRYDTSLGLLTKKFVGLIAESPDGVLDLNWATEVLEVQKRRIYDITNVLEGVQLIRKKSKNNIQWLVGDVFEGGAGGGEKACALRKELGDLERAERSLDELIQSSTTQLKQLTEYKENQRLGYVTYQDIRSIGSLRDQTVIAVKAPAETKLEVPDAAGQESLQIYLKSKNGPIEVYLCPEEGLEDASPVKSLVTPKEEFPPPLGPPAATPMAQTCYSIKEEPVESHLSTAAVPAALSASASTSALLDVERLLGLPPSLLQITEDQLPGTSFAPDPNTPFVSFSPPLDHDDYLWSLDDGEGVSDFFDTYDLGDLLKS from the exons ATGATGCGAACGCCCAAAGGCGTTTCTCCGGCAGCGGCGGGTCGTCCCGCGGTGGGTCTGCCCTGCTCCCAGCACAAGATGAAGGTCTTCTCCAGCGGAGCAGCAGTGAAGGCCGAGTTCTTCAGCACCGGACTGTCCAGCCCGCCGATGAGCACGGTGCCGGTGGGATACTTCACCCAGATCTGCAACACGGCCCTGGCCGAACAAAGAGCCCACAGCCTGTACTCAACCCCCCACGGACCAGAGGCTAAACCCATCAGATCATCCTCCGGGCGGCTGCCG GCTAAAAGGAAGCTGGATCTCGAGGACCCTCTTTACCTCCCAGAGTTCCGCACGCCAAAAGGCAAAGGCAGCATCACAGCCAGGATACCAAGTCCAAGAA CTCCAAAGTCTCCAGGGGAGCGGACAAGGTACGACACCTCCCTGGGCCTGCTCACCAAGAAGTTTGTGGGTCTGATCGCGGAGTCTCCTGATGGAGTTCTTGACCTGAACTGGGCCACCGAGGTTCTGGAGGTCCAGAAGAGACGCATCTATGACATCACCAACGTCCTGGAGGGAGTGCAGCTGATcagaaagaaatcaaagaaTAACATCCAGTGGCT GGTTGGAGACGTGTTTGAAGGCGGTGCAGGCGGAGGAGAGAAGGCGTGTGCCCTGAGGAAAGAGCTGGGCGACCTGGAGAGGGCGGAGCGGTCTCTGGACGAGCTCATCCAGTCCAGCACCACGCAGCTCAAACAGCTCACTGAATACAAAGAGAATCAAAG GCTAGGCTACGTGACGTACCAGGACATCCGCTCCATCGGCAGTCTCCGAGACCAGACGGTCATCGCTGTCAAGGCCCCGGCCGAGACCAAGCTGGAGGTGCCAGACGCAGCAGGG CAGGAGTCATTACAGATCTACTTAAAGAGTAAAAACGGCCCCATCGAAGTCTACCTGTGTCCGGAGGAGGGTCTCGAAGATGCCAGCCCCGTTAAGAGCCTTGTCACGCCCAAGGAGGAGTTTCCCCCCCCGCTCGGTCCTCCAGCTGCCACACCGATGGCACAAACATGTTACAGCATCAAGGAGGAGCCTGTTGAAT CCCACCTGTCGACAGCTGCAGTTCCCGCCGCCCTCTCGGCTTCAGCCTCCACATCCGCTCTGCTGGACGTGGAGAGGCTGTTGGGTTTGCCCCCCAGCCTGCTGCAGATCACAGAGGACCAGCTCCCCGGCACCTCGTTCGCCCCAGATCCCAACACGCCCTTTGTCAGCTTCTCGCCCCCCTTGGACCACGACGATTACCTCTGGAGCCTGGACGATGGCGAGGGAGTGTCTGATTTCTTTGACACCTACGACCTCGGGGATCTGCTGAAGAGCTGA